In one Rutidosis leptorrhynchoides isolate AG116_Rl617_1_P2 chromosome 8, CSIRO_AGI_Rlap_v1, whole genome shotgun sequence genomic region, the following are encoded:
- the LOC139864431 gene encoding uncharacterized protein — MWYDNLKRERQYEGKKTIKTWSKLKECMQKRFVPQAYKQDMYLQINTLKQGSMNVVDYIREFEQLKIRTNVKEAEEHTITRFVGGLNASIADQLAIQVEKQAKKKINFKSYFKPVMLPMKGQSSMLPKHNKAASKASKSREQVVAAPKDDRRKCFKCHGFGNFQAQCPNQHALTLKEIEDLEGGFKTEPAYDESDSEEFFATDIREFLVVQRVIHSAETIEDKSQRENIFHSRSTVKGKVCSLIINGGSCANAASAHMVKKLELYVYHNGHQNTYSMYVKGKKFTLTSLKPSEIPRADPTVKNDKTLFMTQAEVDIELKDGTGACLLLLVESDELSQHDEIPARVKPLLSEFAVMFSTELPTGLPPIRGIKHQIDLVLGSVLPKKATYRCSPHEAKELEKQVNELAAKGYPIPRLDDMLDELHGSCLFSKVDLRSGYHHIRMKEGDEWKTAFKIKGGLFEWLINGQHKLNPRHAKWVEFLQMYSFVSKHKADTSNVVADALSRRYTLLSILEARVLRFSFVKELYEAGPDFAPILNCSPAEFKRDYVEHDGFLFKGSRLCIPKDSIRELLIRKARGGGLAGYFRINKTLEILNEHFYWPCMDKDVKVVINRCTTCFQAKSAFHKEIVRLHGIPKPIVSDRDTKFLSYFWKTLWKLLGTKLLFSTSHHPQTDGQIEVTNRTVGMLLRTLVKKSLKEWDLKLAHAEFAFNRAPNYSTGKSPFEICYGANPLTPVDLIPFAFEPKASVEAVAKAKEMKKLYEQVRAKIEKTNHQYKAKTKQHRKQPTFIPGDLVWIHQRKERFPSKQKNKLMPRAEGPFKVLEKVGDNAYKVEMPGDTAVSSTFNVGYLMPYLEDDNLKNLRTYGLACLFCAHLLRPYDKPDGLPCPALFPGS, encoded by the exons atgtggtatgataatctGAAAAGGGAAAGGCAATATGAAGGAAAGAAGACTATCAAGACCTGGTCCAAATTAAAAGAGTGTATGCAAAAAAGATTTGTTCCTCAAGCTTATAAACAAGATATGTATCTACAAATAAATACACTCAAGCAAGGCAgcatgaatgttgttgattacatTAGAGAGTTCGAGCAACTCAAAATTCGTACCAATGTCaaagaagctgaagaacacactataACAAGATTTGTTGGAGGCTTAAATGCTTCTATtgctgatcaa ctggCTATTCAAGTGGAGAAGCAAGCAAAGAAGAAAATTAATTTCAAGTCTTATTTCAAGCCAGTAATGCTACCTATGAAGGGTCAATCCTCAATGCTGCCCAAGCATAACAAAGCAGCATCCAAAGCATCTAAAAGCAGAGAGCAGGTTGTTGCTGCTCCTAAAGATGATAGAAGGAAATGCTTCAAGTGCCATGGATTTGGGAattttcaagctcaatgtcctaaccagcATGCTCTTACATTAAAGGAGATTGAAGATTTAGAAGGGGGTTTTAAAACTGAACCAGCATATGATGAATCTGATAGTGAAGAGTTTTTTGCTACTGATATTAGAGAGTTTTTAGTGGTTCAAAGAGTAATTCACTCAGCTGAGACTATTGAAGATAAGAGCCAACgtgaaaacatctttcattcaaggAGCACAGTCAAGGGCAAAGTATGCAGCCTGATTATTAATGGAGGCAGCTGTGCAAATGCAGCATCTGCTCACATGGTGAAAAAGcttgagctg tatgtctatcataatggacaCCAAAATACTTATTCAATGTATGTGAAAGGAAAGAAGTTCACCCTCActtctttaaagcctagtgaaatacctagagcTGACCCTACAGTTAAGAATGATAAAACTTTGtttatgactcaagctgaagttgataTTGAGTTAAAGGATGGTACTGGTGCTTGTTTATTGCTGCTGGTTGAAAGTGATGAGTTGAGCCAGCATGATGAAATACCAGCTAGGGTAAAGCCATTGTTATCCGAATTTGCTGTTATGTTTTCTACTGAGTTACCTACTGGTTTGCCACCAATTAGGGGTATTAAACACCAAATTGATCTTGTACTTGGATCTGTTCTTCCTAAAAAAGCAACTTATCGATGTTCTCCTCATGAAGCAAAAGAATTAGAGAAGCAAGTTAATGAGCTGGCTGCAAAGGG GTATCCCATTcctagattagatgatatgctagatgagctGCATGGGTCTTGTCTATTctccaaagttgatcttagaagtgggtatcatcaTATTCGTATGAAAGAAGGAGATGAGTGGAAGACAGCTTTCAAGATCAAGGGTGGATTGTTTGAGtggttg ATTAATGGTCAGCACAAACTAAATCCAAggcatgcaaaatgggttgaattcttgcagaTGTACTCCTTTGTTTCTAAACACAAGGCTGATACttctaatgttgttgctgatgctctATCAAGAAGATATACTTTGTTGTCAATTCTGGAAGCTAGAGTTCTTAGATTCTCATTTGttaaggagttatatgaagctgGTCCAGACTTTGCTCCTATTTTGAATTGTTCTCCTGCTGAGTTCAAAAGAGATTATGTTGAACATGATGGGTTTCTATTCAAGGGCAGCAGATTGTGCATCCCAAAAGATTCAATCAGGGAGTTGCTGATTAGAAAAGCACGTGGAGGGGGTCTAGCTGGTTATTTTAGGATTAACAAGACATTGGAGATCCTAAATGAACACTTTTActggccatgtatggataaagatgtAAAAGTTGTGATTAATCGTTGTACTACATGTTTTCAAGCTAAGTCAGCTTTTCACAAAG AGATTGTTCGTCTTCATGGGATTCCCAAACCCATTGTGTCTGATCGGGATACAAAGTTCTTAAGTtatttttggaagacattatggaagctgcTTGGTACTAAGCTTTTGttcagcacttctcaccatccccaaactgatggcCAAATTGAAGTTACTAATAGAACAGTGGGAATGCTGCTTAGAACACTTGTAAAGAAGAGTTTGAAGGAGTGGGATCTGAAGCTTGCTCATGCTGAATTTGCTTTCAACagagcacctaattactccactggaaaatcaccatttgaaatctGCTATGGTGCAAATCCACTCACACCCGTTGATCTGATTCCTTTTGCATTTGAGCCTAAGGCAAGTGTTGAGGCAGTAGCAAAGGCCAAAGAAATGAAGAAGTTGTATGAACAAGTGAGGGCCAAAATTGAGAAGACCAACCATCAATACAAGGCTAAAACTAAACAGCACCGAAAGCAGCCCACTTTCATTCCAggtgatcttgtttggattcatcAAAGGAAGGAAAGGTTCCCATCAAAACAAAAGAACAAGCTGATGCCAAGAGCTGAGGGTCCATTTAAAGTGTTGGAAAAAGTTGGTGATAATGCTTACAAAGTCGAGATGCCTGGTGATACTGCTGTGTCTAGCACTTTTAATGTTGGTTATTTAATGCCCTACTTGGAAGATGACAACCTCAagaacttgag GACATATGGGCTGGCATGCCTTTTTTGTGCCCATTTGCTGAGGCCGTATGACAAGCCGGATGGCCTACCCTGTCCAGctttgtttcctggatcgtaa